The Austwickia sp. genome includes a region encoding these proteins:
- a CDS encoding M4 family metallopeptidase codes for MTTYCSILPPYLLDAVATHCDGEVAERAAHTLRVEATMRSQREVRAARAPRPDPARSPDLDAGPAGDDHADDDRGGSEKGGAGLRGIVPIDLLEKIGHEDDRTLRADLDQARRRKEAPKPAPPGPPAAATPQRRVHDAQHRSTLPGDLVRPEGGGPVGDESANEAYDGLGATWHLLRDVYGRDSLDGRALPLVASVHFRQGYDNAFWNGDQMVFGDGDGVIFRSFTDSVDVIGHELAHGLTQYTAGLIYLAQPGALNESISDVFGVLTEQYLLGQTVEQASWLVGAQLFESGVQGVALRSMNAPGTAYDDPRLGKDPQPAHMRDYREMPHDDSGDNGGVHVNSGIPNRAFYLLAEALGGHAWERAGRIWFDTLTAGGLPKDADFARFAAATEAAAKRRYGDGEVAEAVRAAWAQVGVSVGAPLPDAPAPGRQPRTGAPRRERQTDWSPR; via the coding sequence ATGACGACGTACTGCTCGATCCTCCCGCCGTACCTCCTCGACGCGGTCGCGACCCACTGCGACGGCGAGGTCGCCGAACGCGCCGCACACACGCTGCGCGTGGAGGCCACCATGCGGTCCCAGCGGGAGGTTCGCGCCGCGCGAGCGCCCCGACCGGACCCCGCGCGCTCCCCCGACCTCGACGCCGGGCCGGCAGGGGACGACCACGCGGACGACGACCGGGGCGGCAGCGAGAAGGGCGGCGCGGGGCTTCGCGGGATCGTCCCGATCGACCTCCTGGAGAAAATCGGCCACGAGGACGACCGGACGCTGCGTGCCGACCTCGACCAGGCGCGGCGCCGCAAGGAGGCCCCTAAGCCGGCGCCCCCCGGGCCACCGGCCGCGGCGACGCCGCAGCGGCGCGTTCACGACGCGCAGCACCGCTCTACGCTGCCCGGCGATCTGGTGCGCCCGGAGGGTGGCGGGCCGGTGGGCGACGAGTCCGCGAACGAGGCGTACGACGGGCTGGGCGCCACCTGGCACCTCCTCAGGGACGTCTACGGCCGGGACAGCCTCGACGGCCGCGCGCTCCCACTCGTCGCGAGCGTGCACTTCCGGCAGGGCTACGACAACGCCTTCTGGAACGGCGACCAGATGGTGTTCGGCGACGGCGACGGGGTGATCTTCCGCAGCTTCACCGACTCGGTCGACGTCATCGGGCACGAACTGGCGCACGGGCTCACGCAATACACGGCGGGGCTGATCTACCTCGCCCAGCCGGGCGCGCTCAACGAGTCAATCTCGGACGTCTTCGGTGTGCTGACCGAGCAGTACCTGCTGGGTCAAACCGTCGAGCAGGCGTCCTGGCTGGTCGGAGCGCAACTCTTCGAGTCCGGCGTGCAGGGCGTCGCGTTGCGCTCCATGAATGCCCCCGGCACGGCGTACGACGACCCGCGCCTCGGCAAGGACCCGCAGCCGGCGCACATGCGCGATTACCGGGAGATGCCGCACGACGACTCGGGAGACAACGGCGGCGTCCACGTCAACTCCGGCATCCCCAACCGCGCGTTCTACCTGCTCGCCGAGGCACTCGGCGGGCACGCCTGGGAACGGGCCGGGCGGATCTGGTTCGACACGCTGACCGCCGGCGGATTGCCCAAGGACGCCGACTTCGCGCGCTTCGCCGCCGCCACCGAGGCCGCCGCCAAGCGCCGCTACGGCGACGGGGAGGTCGCCGAGGCGGTCCGCGCGGCGTGGGCGCAGGTCGGCGTGAGCGTCGGCGCTCCCCTACCCGACGCACCCGCCCCGGGCCGTCAGCCGCGCACCGGCGCCCCCCGGCGGGAGCGACAAACTGACTGGTCACCCCGTTAA